CCATCGAGCATCGGGAACAGGTAATACCGATCGTGTGCGTTCGGCAAGGTCAGAATGTAGGGTTCCTTGGCAACATCAACCCACGCTGTGGTATAGAGCGTATCGGCATTGGGTGCTGTCACATCCTTGAATGAGGCGTTAGGATATTCTTTCATGCGAACGAAATGGCCCATCGGGGCGCGAGTTCCCTCAGGCTTCTCCACATTGGTCATCACTCGGCGGGTCATTTCCATGGTGATGAGTGGGTAGCCATAGATGTAGGCTTCCATGCCAAGCTGCTGTGCTTCACCTTCGGAAACCGGACCGCTGTTGATGCGCTCCTGCTGAGGCACCACCTGATAACGATCACGCTGGAACAAAGGCGGCAAAATACGCCTTCTCGCTCTTTCCTGTGCACTAGACTCCGGCACCAGACTGGTGACCAGTCCCAACACCAGCAGACTCATCAGAAACAGACGATGTCTTACCATCATTCGACTCCTTGAACACAACGGATTTTTTGAAATGCATGGACGACCAGCAACAGACAGTGTTTTGGTAGTCAGAAAATATGTTCAAAGCCAGAGAAAAATCAAAATTTTATCAATTCATCCAATAACCGAAATAAGTGCGGGCGCATGCACACCACCGGGGTGTGCTAATAGAGGTTGATGGAGAAAGATCAGGATGTTTTATCCGTATTAATAGCGCTGCCAGTCGATCTTTTTACCCTGGCCCCAGAGCTCTTCCAGGCGATAGAAATCCCGGCTGAAAGGATCGAACAGGTGAACGACAATGTCGCCGTAGTCTTGAATGATCCACTTGCAGGTTTCGTAGCCTTCGATGCCCAGACGCGCTTCGTGTTCACTTTCCATGTGCGAATCGATTTCCTCAGCCATCGCATGAAGCTGGCGGCGGGAGTTGCCGGTGGCGATCACCAGGAAATCGAACTCGGTCGTAATGGCTCGCGTATCCAGAACGAGCACTTCCTTGCCCTTGTTATCATCGCAGATACGGGCACAGGTGGCAGCACGTTCGAGAGCAACACGTTGACGACGGGGAGAAGTTGAACCAGCAAAGACAGGGCTATCGGTGGCGGCAGGAGCCGCAGCGGCTAGAAGTGCACTCAAGCGATCATCCTCCTCTACTCCGAAAGACAGGAAACCCATCGAAGCAGGAGGCCGACACACCTTGGCGACAGAATTGATTCGTAGCCGACCTCCTCAATTATGGGGTGAGACTCTCCCACCCGCTGTTCCTTCCACTCGGAAAGCAACAGGCTTCCAGCATACCGGTTGTGACTATAACCACAACCAGTATTCTCTACAAGATATCATCGGCTCTCCACGGGGGTTGTCAAGCAAAGCTTCTTGAGTTTTTCACAGTTATCTTGAAGACATTTCGTGAAAGTTGGAGGTTCGGGGAAGAAATCATGCTTATCCTCAGAAGCACTGTCGAGGTCTGTGCCATGGGCAAGGATGTTGGAGAACATCTGGGGCTACGGCAAGATTCATGGTGAACTGAAAAAGTTGGGAATCAAGATCTGTGATACCACCGTGAAGAACATCCTGATTGCTGCAGGTATTGATCCCTGTCCCGAACGCGGCGACAAGCCCTGGGCGGAGTTTATCAAGCAGCATGCACAAACCTTGTGGGCAACGGATTTCTTCAGCAAGAAAGTCTGGACTCTCAGGGGATTCGTGGATGTTTTCGTGTTGTTCTTCATTCATATCGAATCGAGGCGTGTGATTCTCGGTGGTATCACGACGAATCCCGACAATACCTAGATGAAGCAGCAAGCCAGCAATGTTGGCATGCACTGGCACAAGGAAAAAGTGAAGCCAGAAACCTTGATCTGTGATTTCGATACCAAATACACCAGGGACTTTGAATCCATTCTGTAGGCTGAAGGCGTTGAACTGAAACGGGTTGGCCCCATGAAGCCGAACCTCAATGCTTATGCCGAACGATTTGTTCAGAGCATTAAGCAGGAAGCTCTGGATCATTTCATCTGCTTTGGTGAGGATCATCTGCGTCACATTGCCACCTGCTATGTTGATTATTACAACACGGAACGAGCACACCAAGGCATAGGCAACGTACCGCTGACAAAACGGCGTATTCGGAAGTGGAAAGACACAGATAAAGCCAGTGCGATAGTTTCTACACTCCGTCTGGGTGGGCTTTTGAACAGCTACCACCGCCGAGCGGCGTGAGTTGGTAGCCACTCGCCAGTCTTCGCCAAGATTTAGGTTCCGTTTCGCTCTC
This genomic stretch from Planctomycetia bacterium harbors:
- a CDS encoding transposase, whose protein sequence is MKPNLNAYAERFVQSIKQEALDHFICFGEDHLRHIATCYVDYYNTERAHQGIGNVPLTKRRIRKWKDTDKASAIVSTLRLGGLLNSYHRRAA
- the rsfS gene encoding ribosome silencing factor, which codes for MGFLSFGVEEDDRLSALLAAAAPAATDSPVFAGSTSPRRQRVALERAATCARICDDNKGKEVLVLDTRAITTEFDFLVIATGNSRRQLHAMAEEIDSHMESEHEARLGIEGYETCKWIIQDYGDIVVHLFDPFSRDFYRLEELWGQGKKIDWQRY